The following proteins come from a genomic window of Thermocrinis jamiesonii:
- the hpt gene encoding hypoxanthine phosphoribosyltransferase, which yields MQIKGKPIHLVIPEEKIKERVRALAKEIERDMGKNFTVVSLLKGSFVFTADLIREFSVPVKVDFMWVSSYGSSQESSGSVRIVQDITMDIRGEKVLLVDDILDTGHTLKEVIEFIQRKGPSVLKVCVLLDKKERRKVDVKVDYVGFEVPNKFFVGYGLDWDEEGRSLRGIYAVD from the coding sequence ATGCAAATAAAAGGAAAGCCCATCCATTTGGTTATACCGGAAGAAAAAATAAAGGAGAGGGTAAGAGCTTTAGCAAAGGAAATAGAAAGGGATATGGGAAAAAACTTTACCGTAGTATCTTTGCTGAAAGGTTCTTTCGTATTTACCGCAGACCTCATAAGGGAGTTTTCTGTTCCCGTAAAGGTGGATTTCATGTGGGTATCAAGCTACGGTTCTTCGCAGGAATCCTCCGGGAGTGTGAGGATAGTTCAGGATATTACTATGGATATACGAGGAGAAAAGGTATTGTTAGTGGATGACATACTGGATACGGGCCATACCTTAAAGGAGGTTATTGAGTTTATACAGAGGAAGGGTCCATCGGTGCTTAAAGTGTGCGTGCTTTTGGATAAAAAGGAAAGAAGGAAGGTAGATGTAAAGGTTGATTATGTAGGTTTTGAGGTTCCGAACAAATTTTTTGTGGGCTATGGTCTGGATTGGGACGAAGAGGGGAGAAGTTTGAGGGGTATTTATGCGGTGGATTAA
- a CDS encoding AAA family ATPase yields MLLRLSIEKFFLIEGQELNFDRGLNVITGETGTGKSMTVSTLLFLLGQQGDYPEGTAVELELLIDGEEYVLRREIKNGRSRFYLNGIGSTQKVVKDILLKTLIFQGQNDRLRILRRDFQRDVFDETVGCYYTRKKFEDLYRRLEEVSKEIEHILSLEKEREVRIRVIEEELKDIEKIGWSEEDYVDACRTVERYAEAEKKNELCSKGVYHIDNSLIPSIKSLAKLLGELGLEQERLSVLRMQEELFNIRRRLSDLYENWDVEHINQLNEKIFLVQRLEKRYSRKYGEVLEMAQKLKEELERLRRIETNLESLQSLRKSLEQELRALGKELSIKRKQGKEKFVNLVLENLKDLGLEEAFFDVVFEEQEGRFGFEDVKFVFSSYGGELKDLGQVASGGEISRIALSLFLLSPVKGTYLLDEIDVGVSGETSLKVAKFLKRLSSKMQVIAITHSPALASAADKHFKTYRIKGKVFIKELKEDRIEEIARLMGIVNNQTIKGAMDLIREVSNV; encoded by the coding sequence ATGTTGCTCAGGCTTAGTATAGAGAAGTTTTTTCTTATTGAAGGTCAGGAACTAAATTTTGACAGAGGTCTTAATGTGATAACTGGAGAAACGGGCACAGGCAAGTCTATGACGGTATCCACCCTCCTGTTCCTTTTAGGACAGCAGGGAGATTATCCGGAAGGAACTGCGGTGGAGTTGGAGCTACTTATAGACGGGGAAGAATATGTGCTAAGGCGGGAGATAAAAAACGGCAGAAGCAGGTTCTATCTGAACGGAATAGGAAGCACACAAAAGGTGGTCAAAGACATACTACTTAAAACGTTGATCTTTCAGGGACAGAATGACAGGCTAAGGATCCTAAGAAGGGACTTTCAAAGGGACGTCTTTGACGAAACAGTTGGATGCTATTACACAAGGAAGAAGTTTGAAGATCTTTACCGTCGGTTGGAGGAAGTAAGCAAAGAGATAGAGCATATCCTGAGCTTGGAAAAGGAAAGGGAAGTAAGGATTAGGGTAATAGAGGAAGAGCTAAAAGACATTGAAAAGATAGGATGGTCTGAAGAGGACTATGTTGATGCTTGCCGGACTGTGGAAAGATACGCAGAAGCGGAAAAGAAAAACGAGCTATGCTCAAAAGGTGTGTATCACATAGACAACTCTTTGATTCCATCAATTAAAAGCCTTGCAAAACTGCTTGGTGAGCTTGGATTAGAGCAGGAAAGATTAAGCGTCCTTAGAATGCAAGAGGAACTCTTTAACATAAGAAGACGTCTTTCAGACCTATACGAAAACTGGGATGTGGAACACATAAACCAACTTAACGAGAAGATATTCTTGGTACAGAGGCTGGAAAAAAGATACAGCAGAAAATACGGAGAGGTTCTCGAAATGGCCCAAAAGCTAAAGGAGGAGTTGGAAAGGCTAAGAAGGATTGAAACAAACTTAGAGAGCTTGCAAAGTCTAAGGAAGAGCTTAGAACAAGAACTGAGGGCTTTAGGAAAGGAGCTAAGCATCAAAAGAAAGCAGGGAAAGGAAAAGTTCGTTAATTTGGTATTGGAAAACTTAAAAGATCTGGGGTTAGAGGAGGCATTTTTTGACGTGGTTTTTGAAGAGCAGGAAGGAAGGTTTGGCTTTGAGGATGTAAAGTTTGTGTTTTCTTCTTACGGTGGAGAGCTTAAGGACTTAGGGCAGGTAGCCTCCGGCGGTGAAATATCAAGAATAGCCTTAAGCCTTTTTTTGCTGTCACCTGTGAAGGGAACCTATCTGCTGGATGAGATAGACGTGGGGGTAAGCGGAGAGACCTCTCTGAAAGTGGCTAAGTTCTTGAAAAGGTTGTCTTCTAAAATGCAAGTGATTGCAATAACGCACTCGCCTGCCTTAGCTTCCGCTGCAGACAAACACTTCAAAACTTACAGAATAAAAGGTAAGGTGTTTATAAAAGAACTAAAGGAGGACAGGATAGAGGAGATTGCAAGGTTGATGGGTATTGTGAATAATCAAACTATAAAAGGTGCTATGGATCTTATCAGAGAGGTTAGCAATGTTTGA
- a CDS encoding N-glycosylase/DNA lyase — MFEDVLLAKEKVGTFVKRRLEEFKNLGTFGKTTFDFRPFLDVKYEADIFSELCFCILTANSSATIGIKAQKEIGIEGFKSMSVEEITYVLSSLGHRFAQQRAERIVKARDNFHKTLELLKAGGEPSTLRDLLSDTCSKYKVEGFGMKEASHFLRNIGYDNISIVDRHIFRFLKEKGLIPDYKTMTRKIYLQAEEALKGIAEKLGLSLAELDLYVFYLKTGKVLK; from the coding sequence ATGTTTGAGGATGTTCTTTTGGCAAAAGAAAAGGTAGGAACCTTTGTAAAGAGGCGCCTGGAGGAGTTTAAAAACCTTGGAACTTTTGGAAAAACCACCTTTGACTTTAGGCCCTTTTTGGATGTGAAGTATGAAGCGGACATTTTCTCTGAGCTTTGCTTTTGCATACTTACAGCCAACTCTTCTGCCACTATCGGCATAAAGGCTCAGAAAGAAATAGGCATTGAAGGGTTCAAGAGTATGAGCGTGGAGGAAATAACCTATGTTCTTTCTTCTTTGGGACACCGTTTTGCACAGCAGAGGGCAGAAAGAATAGTAAAAGCAAGGGATAACTTTCACAAAACCTTAGAGCTTCTCAAAGCTGGCGGAGAACCCTCTACCCTTAGAGACCTTCTAAGCGATACTTGTTCAAAGTACAAGGTGGAAGGATTTGGAATGAAAGAAGCATCCCACTTTTTGAGAAACATAGGATACGATAATATATCTATCGTGGATAGGCATATATTCAGGTTTTTGAAAGAAAAAGGGCTAATTCCGGATTACAAAACCATGACGAGGAAAATATACCTTCAGGCGGAGGAAGCCTTGAAAGGCATAGCGGAAAAGTTGGGCCTTAGCTTAGCAGAGCTTGACCTTTACGTATTCTATTTAAAAACAGGAAAGGTGTTGAAGTAA
- the plsY gene encoding glycerol-3-phosphate 1-O-acyltransferase PlsY, producing MDNILLILFAYLLGSVLFGELLAKSKGIDLRSVGSGNVGATNVSRALGKKYGVLVFFLDFSKGLFPVVLSRIYFGDESWTTVFVGIAAFLGHLYPFFHNFRGGKGVATAFGVLVGVSPTIAILSFLVWLLIFKLKGYVSLASLGASLFALVLSIFTLSQKLILMFLFITLLIIYRHKDNIRRLLEGTELGFKR from the coding sequence ATGGATAATATACTGCTTATACTATTTGCCTACCTGCTTGGTTCTGTTCTCTTTGGAGAACTGCTTGCAAAGAGCAAGGGTATAGACCTTAGGTCTGTGGGCAGTGGAAACGTAGGTGCTACGAACGTAAGTAGAGCCTTAGGGAAAAAGTATGGTGTGCTTGTGTTCTTTCTTGACTTTTCTAAAGGACTATTCCCGGTAGTGCTATCAAGGATTTACTTTGGAGATGAAAGCTGGACTACAGTCTTTGTAGGCATAGCTGCCTTTTTGGGACACCTTTATCCCTTCTTTCACAACTTCAGGGGAGGCAAAGGTGTTGCCACTGCCTTTGGTGTGTTGGTGGGTGTTTCACCAACCATAGCCATTCTCTCCTTTTTAGTGTGGCTTTTGATTTTCAAATTAAAAGGCTATGTTTCCTTAGCTTCCTTAGGTGCTTCCCTTTTTGCCCTTGTCCTTTCAATTTTTACGCTTTCTCAAAAACTCATCCTTATGTTTCTTTTTATCACACTTTTGATAATTTACAGACACAAAGACAACATAAGAAGACTTTTAGAAGGGACCGAGCTTGGCTTTAAGCGATGA
- a CDS encoding ArnT family glycosyltransferase, which translates to MKFVLLFNIALLIFRILYVLYYPMDLTPEEAQYWDWSRHLDLSYYSKPPMVAYLNYFSSSILGHTELAVRIVPILLSFALTLFTYFFAKRLFDERVGIISATLPQMSVGFSINSILMTTDAPFIFFWALSLIVLWFSVEYGKTIHWILLGILSGFAFLSKYTAVFLLPLGIFYTFLYRKELFKEKKPYLSIAIAFLMSLPVLYWNYKHEFVSLKHVSTLATKGASTINPNHLLEFWGGQILLVSVIPFFFILKGWLFGWKEKALVFLTVFSLPVFVFFLIMAFVKRVEANWPGFAYFSGFLIASYYLSKSRLLYPTYLFSFCLFILLHFSPILDKIGFSKLVPPQKDPVKIGIGWEALGKEVSKLYRGDEIVLSPFYQISAELAFYVKGNPRTYCINLGRRMNQYDLWRDGMREYVGKDGIYVSYFPIDQRVLKGFDGIIDYRVFPVYWRGKKIREFHIYKLKSYNGNIEEEDMFQSY; encoded by the coding sequence ATGAAGTTTGTTCTTCTGTTTAACATTGCCCTTTTGATCTTTCGCATCCTATACGTCCTTTATTATCCGATGGACCTTACACCGGAAGAAGCTCAGTATTGGGACTGGTCAAGACATTTGGACCTTAGCTATTATTCCAAACCTCCTATGGTAGCATACCTAAACTATTTTAGCTCCTCTATCTTAGGACACACCGAATTGGCGGTTAGAATCGTTCCCATCCTTCTCTCTTTTGCCCTTACCCTTTTTACCTATTTTTTTGCCAAAAGACTTTTTGACGAGAGGGTGGGAATAATATCCGCCACCCTTCCGCAGATGTCTGTTGGCTTTTCCATAAACTCCATTCTGATGACTACCGACGCACCTTTTATATTCTTTTGGGCTCTTAGTTTGATAGTCCTTTGGTTCTCCGTTGAATATGGAAAAACTATCCATTGGATTTTACTTGGTATCCTTTCGGGATTTGCCTTTTTAAGCAAATACACCGCAGTTTTTCTACTTCCTTTGGGAATTTTTTATACTTTTCTTTACAGAAAAGAGCTATTCAAAGAAAAAAAACCTTACCTTAGTATTGCTATTGCCTTTTTGATGAGCCTGCCTGTTTTGTATTGGAATTACAAACACGAGTTTGTATCGCTTAAGCACGTTTCTACGCTGGCAACCAAAGGTGCTTCAACTATTAACCCAAACCATCTTTTGGAATTTTGGGGAGGTCAGATTCTCTTGGTTTCAGTAATACCTTTCTTTTTTATCCTGAAAGGTTGGCTTTTTGGATGGAAGGAAAAGGCTTTGGTTTTTTTGACAGTATTCTCTTTGCCTGTGTTTGTGTTTTTTCTGATTATGGCCTTTGTAAAGCGTGTGGAGGCAAACTGGCCCGGCTTTGCCTACTTTTCCGGTTTTCTGATAGCCAGCTATTATCTTTCCAAAAGTAGGCTTTTATATCCTACATACCTTTTTAGCTTTTGTCTTTTTATATTACTGCACTTTAGCCCCATTCTTGACAAAATAGGATTTAGCAAACTTGTACCACCACAGAAAGATCCGGTAAAGATAGGCATAGGCTGGGAAGCCTTGGGTAAAGAGGTTAGCAAACTTTACAGAGGGGATGAAATAGTCCTAAGTCCCTTTTATCAGATCTCTGCAGAGCTTGCCTTTTACGTAAAGGGAAATCCAAGAACTTACTGCATAAACTTGGGAAGGCGCATGAATCAATACGACCTTTGGCGTGATGGAATGAGGGAGTACGTAGGAAAGGATGGCATATACGTTAGCTATTTTCCCATTGACCAAAGGGTGCTAAAGGGTTTTGACGGTATAATAGATTACAGGGTTTTTCCCGTATATTGGAGAGGGAAGAAAATAAGGGAGTTCCACATATACAAGTTGAAAAGCTATAACGGTAACATAGAGGAGGAGGACATGTTTCAGAGCTATTAG
- the recG gene encoding ATP-dependent DNA helicase RecG, translating to MSVENLQKAKKLIEELKQNDYLKLKRSLGVGLYLFNLLKDRLSEAHLELLKRFDTMPLPKRIVILNEIEHALKIEHAELQINFDFYPKKPLEKFFVEIDKLKVLDPKEKRLIESLGIKDLFSAFWFVPVRYEDRRLNTSIKTALPGKAVALKVRIVDAEYDPLGNYPITVRCEDGTGYLTLKYKFKNRSVLLRFKKGMQIIVFGKLMEYKQEKYMVHPEIIKEEEAGRIIPFYNIRTKDSQSLSAKTRHRKVRQAMQKLLEYVKYLPEYLPKELLEKHKLPKLPESLYFLHNPTEASNELYAFDTPAHHRLIYEDLLLFQLALQLKKREIKSLSAVKLNRAEESLREFLGVLPFEPTQAQMRVLKEIINDINQGKPMNRLLQGDVGSGKTVVAMAVCYMFFKEGYQSAVMVPTEILAYQHYENFKKLLEPLGVKVGLLTSSVSPSQKMSLLRHVRDGHIHVVVGTHALIQQKVRFKNLAFAVVDEQHRFGVMQRKLLLEKSESVFPHFLVMSATPIPRTLALSLYGDLDISILDQMPQGRKPIITKLFFESEFEKVIKAISSELEKGNKAYVIYPLIDSSEKLELKSAVEEYKKWVSLFPNRKVLLLHGKLKDEEKKRVMEEFREDGDILVSTTVVEVGVDIPSATVMVVESAHRFGLSQLHQLRGRVGRSGLQSYCFLVVPDQIRYDKEALRRLRVLVQTNDGFKIAEEDLRLRGPGELLGESQSGYFGFWVANLQRERDRYLLELCKQDAEELLRKDPELKEHEDLKKVLLYRYADRIDLSYIA from the coding sequence ATGAGTGTGGAGAACTTACAGAAGGCTAAAAAGCTCATAGAAGAGCTCAAGCAGAACGACTATCTTAAGCTTAAAAGGAGCCTTGGGGTTGGTTTGTATCTTTTTAACCTTCTAAAGGACAGGCTTTCTGAGGCTCATTTAGAGCTTTTAAAGAGATTTGATACCATGCCACTTCCCAAAAGGATAGTCATACTGAACGAGATAGAGCATGCTCTAAAGATAGAGCATGCTGAACTTCAGATAAACTTTGACTTTTATCCCAAAAAGCCCTTAGAAAAGTTTTTCGTAGAAATAGACAAGTTGAAAGTTTTGGATCCAAAGGAAAAAAGACTCATAGAGTCTTTGGGCATAAAAGACCTCTTTTCTGCCTTTTGGTTTGTTCCAGTAAGGTATGAAGACAGAAGGCTAAACACCTCTATAAAAACCGCTCTGCCGGGAAAGGCGGTAGCCCTCAAGGTAAGGATAGTTGATGCGGAGTATGATCCTTTGGGAAACTACCCTATAACGGTCAGGTGTGAAGATGGGACAGGCTATCTAACTTTGAAGTATAAGTTCAAAAACAGGTCTGTTTTGCTTAGGTTCAAAAAAGGCATGCAGATAATAGTTTTCGGAAAGCTTATGGAGTATAAGCAGGAAAAATATATGGTCCATCCGGAAATAATAAAGGAAGAAGAAGCGGGAAGGATAATCCCATTTTACAACATAAGGACAAAGGACTCCCAAAGCCTTTCTGCAAAAACAAGACACAGAAAGGTAAGACAAGCCATGCAAAAGCTTTTGGAATACGTAAAATATCTTCCAGAGTATTTACCAAAAGAGCTGTTGGAAAAACACAAACTGCCAAAACTACCAGAGAGCCTTTACTTTTTGCACAACCCAACCGAAGCTAGCAATGAGCTGTATGCCTTTGACACTCCAGCACACCACAGACTTATCTACGAAGATCTGCTTCTTTTTCAGTTAGCACTTCAGTTGAAGAAAAGAGAAATAAAGTCCCTAAGTGCTGTAAAACTTAACCGTGCAGAGGAGAGTCTAAGGGAGTTTTTAGGTGTCTTGCCTTTTGAGCCAACCCAAGCTCAGATGAGGGTGCTTAAGGAGATAATAAACGACATAAACCAAGGAAAGCCTATGAACAGGCTACTTCAGGGAGACGTAGGTAGTGGTAAAACGGTAGTTGCTATGGCGGTGTGTTATATGTTTTTTAAAGAGGGCTATCAGTCTGCGGTAATGGTTCCCACAGAAATACTGGCATACCAGCACTACGAAAACTTCAAAAAACTTTTGGAACCCCTTGGTGTTAAGGTCGGTCTTCTAACCTCTTCTGTAAGCCCTTCGCAAAAAATGAGCTTGTTGCGTCATGTAAGGGACGGGCACATACACGTCGTTGTGGGCACCCATGCCCTAATACAGCAAAAGGTAAGGTTCAAAAATTTGGCTTTTGCGGTGGTAGATGAACAGCACAGGTTTGGAGTTATGCAAAGAAAACTCCTTCTTGAAAAGTCAGAGAGCGTATTCCCACACTTTTTGGTAATGTCCGCCACACCTATCCCAAGAACCTTAGCCCTTTCGCTTTATGGAGACTTAGACATATCCATACTGGATCAGATGCCTCAGGGAAGAAAGCCAATTATAACCAAGCTTTTCTTTGAGTCTGAATTTGAAAAGGTTATAAAAGCAATAAGCTCAGAACTTGAGAAGGGCAACAAAGCTTACGTTATATATCCCCTTATAGACTCGTCGGAAAAGTTAGAGCTAAAGTCTGCGGTGGAAGAGTATAAAAAGTGGGTGTCTCTTTTTCCCAACAGGAAGGTGCTTTTGCTCCACGGTAAGCTAAAGGACGAAGAAAAAAAGAGGGTGATGGAAGAATTTAGAGAAGATGGAGACATTCTTGTTTCTACCACGGTTGTGGAGGTGGGTGTGGATATACCCAGCGCTACGGTTATGGTTGTGGAGTCCGCCCACAGGTTTGGACTATCTCAGTTACATCAGCTAAGGGGTAGAGTAGGTAGGTCTGGACTACAGTCCTACTGTTTCTTGGTGGTACCAGATCAAATACGTTACGATAAAGAAGCTCTAAGAAGGTTGAGGGTTTTGGTGCAAACTAACGATGGGTTTAAGATAGCAGAGGAGGACCTAAGGCTAAGAGGTCCGGGAGAACTGCTCGGTGAGTCCCAATCGGGATACTTTGGCTTTTGGGTTGCGAACCTTCAAAGGGAAAGGGATAGGTACCTTCTTGAACTCTGCAAACAGGACGCAGAAGAGCTACTAAGGAAGGATCCTGAACTAAAAGAACACGAGGACCTAAAAAAAGTATTGCTTTATAGATACGCTGACAGAATAGACCTTTCTTACATAGCCTGA
- a CDS encoding flagellar biosynthesis anti-sigma factor FlgM, translating to MINRVDIQKLVDAILSQEKTTREKPTLQGKIKEVQTEGVKVELSEIAREKMNLSELEKKISEIKSMLEKNEYRVDPEKIFEGLSKYLSIFEK from the coding sequence ATGATTAACAGAGTAGATATACAAAAGCTCGTAGATGCGATCCTAAGCCAAGAGAAAACAACCAGAGAAAAACCCACGCTGCAGGGAAAGATCAAGGAAGTTCAAACAGAGGGTGTCAAGGTAGAGCTATCCGAAATTGCAAGAGAAAAGATGAACTTGTCCGAATTGGAAAAAAAGATCTCTGAAATAAAGTCTATGTTAGAAAAAAACGAATACAGAGTAGATCCTGAAAAGATATTTGAAGGTCTCAGCAAGTATTTGAGTATCTTTGAAAAATAA
- a CDS encoding rod-binding protein — protein sequence MDLKIYLPPSLNYLQDYTKDKKKLAQEFESIFIKELLKEGFRSLTKGKGFQQQIYYDLFLENLSRHLAQSGGIGIAQFILGNLNDKP from the coding sequence ATGGACCTGAAAATTTACCTTCCACCGTCTTTGAATTACCTTCAGGATTACACCAAAGACAAGAAAAAGCTTGCTCAAGAATTTGAAAGCATTTTCATTAAAGAACTGCTAAAGGAAGGATTTAGATCTTTAACTAAAGGGAAAGGTTTTCAACAGCAGATATACTATGATCTTTTTTTGGAAAACTTAAGCAGGCACTTAGCCCAAAGTGGTGGAATAGGCATAGCGCAGTTCATACTCGGCAATCTAAACGATAAACCTTAG
- a CDS encoding polyprenyl synthetase family protein — MLDYLDPEVKLVLDIGKYTLEAGGKRIRPMLMMEVCRMFKGNCESILPLAVGIEYIHTASLLHDDVVDGALTRRGKPSANLIFGNQAVVLGGDYFYAKALWLYAVYGNLKAVELVSRAVMHMSQSQILELSSIGKIISEEEYFKIIDGKTGALFSASMGVGALMAGSPFYEDFYKIGLKVGRAFQLIDDALDYVGSEDRLGKPAGNDLKEGKCTYPLISVIDQLDEEWVLERFGKERREELRQKVIELGGVENTKRRAWQEIEQAIEYISKFENSSNLVELLESVVKRDY; from the coding sequence ATGCTTGATTACCTGGACCCAGAAGTTAAGCTTGTGCTGGATATTGGGAAATATACCTTAGAAGCAGGGGGAAAGAGGATAAGACCCATGCTTATGATGGAAGTTTGTAGGATGTTCAAGGGTAACTGTGAAAGCATTCTTCCCTTGGCTGTGGGAATAGAATACATACACACCGCTTCTTTGCTGCACGATGATGTGGTAGATGGGGCTCTTACCAGAAGGGGGAAACCTTCCGCCAACCTTATTTTTGGCAATCAGGCGGTTGTGCTAGGTGGAGACTACTTTTACGCAAAGGCTCTTTGGCTTTATGCAGTTTACGGCAATCTAAAGGCTGTGGAGCTCGTCAGCAGGGCGGTTATGCATATGTCCCAATCACAGATTCTTGAGCTTAGCTCCATAGGTAAAATAATCTCAGAAGAGGAATACTTTAAGATCATAGATGGGAAGACTGGCGCTCTGTTTTCTGCAAGTATGGGAGTTGGTGCCCTAATGGCAGGAAGCCCTTTTTATGAAGACTTCTACAAAATAGGCCTAAAGGTAGGAAGAGCCTTTCAGCTTATAGACGACGCTTTGGATTATGTCGGTTCAGAAGATAGACTTGGCAAACCCGCCGGCAACGACTTGAAGGAAGGAAAATGCACCTATCCACTCATCTCTGTTATAGATCAGCTTGACGAAGAGTGGGTTTTGGAAAGGTTTGGAAAGGAAAGAAGGGAAGAACTAAGGCAAAAGGTTATAGAACTTGGAGGAGTAGAAAACACAAAAAGGAGAGCATGGCAGGAAATAGAGCAAGCTATAGAATACATATCCAAGTTTGAAAACAGTTCAAATCTTGTGGAGCTTTTAGAAAGCGTCGTCAAAAGGGATTATTAA
- a CDS encoding cold-shock protein, which translates to MTLRGTVKWFSKDKGYGFITRDDNQGDVFVHFSAIQQKGFKTLQKGQKVEFEVEQDVKGPRAKNVRVIY; encoded by the coding sequence ATGACGTTAAGAGGCACAGTAAAGTGGTTCAGCAAGGACAAAGGTTATGGGTTTATAACCCGCGATGACAATCAGGGAGATGTGTTTGTGCATTTTTCCGCTATACAGCAAAAGGGTTTTAAAACCCTTCAAAAGGGTCAAAAGGTAGAGTTTGAGGTAGAGCAGGACGTCAAAGGTCCAAGAGCCAAAAACGTAAGAGTTATTTATTGA
- a CDS encoding HD domain-containing protein, whose amino-acid sequence MEHILFQKNIKHTAHGLNFYLSYFDDIAKVLPRDCYCFVVGGWVRDRILGEPVGYKIDVDLLLTCDPLKVAREFANLVGGSYFEFEKKGLLRRPSIATVILKLPPYKYRFDFAQIKGKDIEKALVEDLLSRDFTANAMAVSIDDVLSIGAKQTIIYDPAHGIEDLESGILRPVSLKNLEEDPVRILRGFRLSVEKDLELSEEFLDFVKEKSHLIRRAPVERVTLELLKIFRHKRSGKVIRMLYEYGVLQHIIPEVERWEEIKDQGNHHKYSLREHMLRVMESVDQVVEEREKYLPVELLKDVGQKEFLGEFSDLELLKISALLHDIAKPHTFEVREGKITFYNHDKLGSQIAMEIGKRLKLGEDAIKFVCSIVENHLRPFYLRESLRKGELTDRGRAKFWRDCGEIAPWLFLHAIADAFGSGDTEEEINWLLRTIHDLSEFRRKTLESIPTKSLLSGEEIMNLLNIGPGPKVGEVKKALEKAQWEGLVKTKEDAIKFVKENFSP is encoded by the coding sequence ATGGAGCATATTCTATTTCAGAAAAACATAAAGCATACTGCCCATGGTCTGAACTTTTATCTTTCTTACTTTGACGACATAGCAAAGGTATTGCCAAGAGACTGTTATTGTTTTGTGGTTGGTGGTTGGGTAAGGGACCGCATCCTTGGAGAACCGGTAGGTTATAAAATAGACGTGGATTTGCTCTTGACCTGCGATCCACTAAAAGTTGCCCGTGAGTTTGCAAACCTTGTGGGAGGCTCTTACTTTGAGTTTGAAAAAAAGGGACTCCTCCGAAGACCCAGCATAGCTACCGTAATACTGAAGCTTCCGCCTTACAAATACCGCTTTGACTTTGCCCAAATAAAGGGAAAGGACATAGAAAAGGCCCTTGTGGAGGACTTGCTATCGAGAGACTTTACCGCTAACGCTATGGCTGTTAGCATAGACGACGTGCTTAGCATAGGTGCAAAGCAAACCATAATCTACGATCCAGCCCACGGCATAGAAGACTTAGAAAGTGGTATTCTAAGGCCTGTGTCTTTAAAAAATTTAGAAGAGGATCCAGTTAGAATTCTTCGTGGCTTTAGGCTTAGCGTAGAGAAGGACTTGGAGCTTTCAGAAGAGTTTCTGGACTTTGTCAAAGAGAAATCACACTTAATAAGGCGTGCGCCTGTGGAAAGGGTAACCTTGGAGCTTCTAAAGATCTTCAGACACAAAAGAAGCGGAAAGGTAATAAGAATGCTTTACGAATACGGTGTGCTTCAACACATAATCCCAGAGGTGGAAAGATGGGAAGAGATAAAGGATCAGGGAAATCATCACAAGTATTCTCTCAGGGAACACATGCTGAGGGTCATGGAATCTGTGGATCAGGTGGTAGAAGAAAGGGAAAAGTATTTACCTGTAGAGTTGTTAAAAGATGTGGGGCAAAAGGAGTTTTTGGGTGAATTCTCAGACTTGGAGCTTCTTAAAATATCCGCTTTGCTTCATGATATAGCCAAACCTCACACCTTTGAGGTCAGAGAAGGGAAAATAACCTTTTACAACCACGACAAACTCGGCTCGCAAATTGCAATGGAAATAGGCAAAAGGCTAAAGCTTGGGGAGGATGCGATTAAGTTCGTATGCTCAATAGTAGAGAATCATCTAAGGCCCTTTTATCTGAGAGAATCTCTAAGAAAAGGAGAACTTACAGACAGAGGAAGGGCTAAATTCTGGAGAGACTGTGGAGAAATAGCTCCTTGGCTTTTTCTCCATGCGATCGCAGATGCTTTTGGTAGTGGGGACACAGAAGAAGAGATAAACTGGCTGTTAAGGACAATTCATGATCTGAGCGAGTTTAGAAGAAAAACCCTTGAAAGCATACCTACAAAATCCTTGCTATCTGGAGAAGAAATTATGAACCTTTTGAACATAGGTCCGGGCCCAAAGGTAGGGGAAGTAAAGAAAGCCTTAGAAAAGGCTCAATGGGAAGGTTTGGTAAAAACCAAAGAAGACGCAATAAAGTTTGTAAAGGAAAACTTTTCACCTTGA